A window of the Armatimonadia bacterium genome harbors these coding sequences:
- a CDS encoding extracellular solute-binding protein: MMAAPLSTGIPGLDELLSGGFLRGSCNLVEGVPGTGKTTVGIQFVYAGAVAGEPGIIITFEEFPQQMHRDALNFGWDLADLEAKGVLRTICTSPEVFLDQLQEVDGLIERSIAETGAVRLLLDSVSHLGQTGASASELRAQVYSMMNGLRRAGLTSVITKELEQVDINRVPFEEYLADAALRLHYTLETDGQRRRYVEILKSRGAPHIPGKHMLELAENGVKVYPRRQPVSRTKLAWEHGLCRTPTGVPGLDDMLGGGLVCGFSTLVAGSAGVGKTTLAMQFMCKGAEEGEKGVYVSFEETPTKLAELARGYGLPLAEYIDKGMISILYRSPLEVRQEKLTQELVNELRATSAKRVVIDSITDLEMASSQHLSLRESVYSMVECLEASAATSLLIAEVPEVFGQTQITGEHISVIVDGIILLKYIEMESEIQRAVSVLKMRGSDHDKGIRRFTISSHGMRVRGRFEGTEGLMAGTPRATTIELAVRSFSEFDEQLNRELMDRFSQLHPRVKPVPLNIPYNPDEARDVVAMALSSRRSSLSVVPLCMYWMPDVIDPSRLSPLDDVLPASQWEQHLDGLVWPAVSQDHLYAAPAIALCGVLMYRKDLLEQHGFSAPPATWEELVHQAQTICSAPGNGDLLGFEFPAYLYEGLSTSFLVNLWSNGGRVLDDDTGEVEIGSPAALEALTFLHDCIYVHKISPLSITDHIGGVEPQANFLAGRTVFLWMLPSVLQGSQQPDSPIRERVGVAPAPIGPSGHTSYTYLGGWHYAVPRSALAPSAARDFIRFMTSYDIQKERALRGGPLPTLKTVYEDQELLAFHPHYRDLQAILDHARCRENIPHYSKITRVMQGQLHAVLTGKAEPEAALATIEAETRALLAQA, translated from the coding sequence ATGATGGCAGCCCCGCTCTCCACCGGCATCCCCGGCCTCGACGAGCTTCTCTCCGGCGGCTTCCTTCGAGGGAGCTGTAATCTGGTTGAGGGCGTACCAGGCACCGGCAAGACCACGGTCGGCATCCAGTTCGTCTATGCCGGCGCGGTCGCCGGTGAGCCCGGAATCATCATCACCTTTGAAGAGTTTCCTCAGCAGATGCATCGCGACGCCCTCAACTTCGGTTGGGACCTGGCGGACTTGGAGGCCAAGGGCGTGCTGCGCACCATCTGCACCTCCCCCGAAGTATTTCTCGACCAGCTTCAGGAAGTGGACGGCCTCATCGAGCGGTCCATTGCCGAGACCGGCGCGGTGCGCCTCCTGCTGGACAGTGTCTCCCACCTTGGGCAGACCGGGGCCAGTGCCAGCGAACTGCGGGCCCAGGTCTACAGCATGATGAACGGCCTGCGTCGCGCGGGTCTCACCAGCGTGATCACCAAGGAACTCGAGCAGGTCGACATCAACCGCGTGCCTTTCGAGGAGTACCTGGCCGACGCCGCCCTGCGTCTGCACTACACCCTGGAGACAGATGGGCAGCGTCGGCGTTACGTCGAGATCCTCAAGTCACGTGGAGCCCCACACATACCCGGGAAGCACATGCTGGAGCTCGCCGAGAACGGCGTGAAGGTCTACCCACGTCGTCAGCCGGTCTCGCGCACCAAACTCGCCTGGGAACACGGTCTCTGCCGCACGCCGACCGGTGTCCCCGGCCTGGATGACATGCTCGGAGGCGGCTTGGTCTGCGGGTTCTCCACTCTCGTGGCAGGAAGCGCCGGCGTCGGGAAGACAACGCTGGCGATGCAGTTCATGTGCAAGGGCGCTGAGGAGGGCGAGAAGGGCGTCTATGTCAGCTTCGAGGAGACGCCGACGAAGCTCGCGGAGCTTGCGAGGGGCTATGGGCTGCCGCTGGCAGAGTACATCGACAAGGGCATGATCAGCATCCTGTACCGCTCTCCCCTGGAGGTCAGGCAGGAGAAGCTCACCCAGGAACTGGTCAACGAACTGCGCGCCACCAGCGCCAAGCGAGTGGTCATCGACAGCATCACAGACCTGGAGATGGCCAGCTCGCAGCACCTGAGCCTTCGCGAGTCCGTGTACTCCATGGTCGAGTGCCTCGAAGCCTCGGCAGCCACCTCGCTGCTGATCGCAGAAGTTCCGGAGGTGTTCGGACAAACGCAGATCACCGGTGAGCACATCTCGGTGATCGTCGACGGCATCATCCTGCTCAAGTACATCGAGATGGAGAGCGAGATCCAGCGGGCCGTCTCGGTGCTCAAGATGCGAGGCAGCGACCACGACAAGGGGATTCGGCGCTTCACAATCTCCTCGCACGGGATGCGGGTGAGGGGGCGGTTCGAAGGCACAGAGGGACTGATGGCCGGCACCCCGCGTGCAACCACCATCGAGCTGGCGGTCCGCAGCTTCTCCGAGTTCGACGAACAGCTCAACCGGGAGCTCATGGACCGGTTCTCGCAGCTACACCCACGGGTCAAGCCTGTGCCCCTGAACATTCCGTATAACCCGGATGAGGCTCGTGACGTGGTAGCGATGGCCCTGAGCTCGCGCCGGTCCAGCCTCAGCGTCGTGCCGCTGTGCATGTACTGGATGCCCGACGTTATTGACCCGAGCCGACTGTCTCCGCTGGATGACGTCCTGCCTGCGTCGCAATGGGAGCAGCACCTCGACGGGCTGGTGTGGCCGGCGGTCTCGCAAGATCATCTCTATGCCGCTCCGGCCATCGCGCTGTGCGGGGTGCTGATGTACCGGAAGGACCTCCTGGAGCAGCACGGATTCAGCGCGCCGCCGGCTACCTGGGAGGAACTCGTACACCAGGCCCAGACGATCTGCAGCGCTCCGGGGAACGGGGACTTGCTGGGGTTTGAGTTCCCGGCGTACCTGTACGAGGGCCTGAGCACCAGCTTCCTGGTGAACCTGTGGAGCAACGGCGGCCGAGTCCTCGATGACGACACAGGCGAGGTGGAGATCGGTTCGCCCGCGGCACTGGAGGCTCTCACCTTCCTGCACGACTGCATCTACGTCCACAAGATCAGCCCGCTGAGCATCACCGACCACATCGGCGGCGTTGAGCCGCAGGCCAACTTCCTGGCAGGACGCACGGTCTTCCTGTGGATGCTGCCGAGCGTGCTGCAGGGATCGCAGCAGCCGGACTCGCCGATCCGGGAGCGAGTGGGAGTTGCACCGGCGCCGATCGGGCCCTCGGGTCACACCTCCTACACCTATCTTGGCGGCTGGCACTACGCAGTGCCGCGCAGCGCCCTGGCACCCTCCGCTGCCCGCGATTTCATCCGCTTCATGACCAGCTATGACATACAGAAGGAGCGGGCGCTCCGCGGAGGCCCGCTCCCCACTCTGAAGACCGTTTACGAAGACCAGGAGCTACTCGCCTTCCATCCCCACTACCGTGACCTGCAGGCGATTCTGGACCATGCACGATGCCGCGAGAACATCCCGCACTACAGCAAGATCACGCGGGTGATGCAAGGCCAGTTGCATGCTGTCCTTACCGGGAAGGCGGAGCCGGAAGCCGCCCTTGCCACGATTGAGGCCGAAACCAGGGCGCTGCTCGCACAGGCCTGA